A single Phycisphaerae bacterium DNA region contains:
- a CDS encoding CRTAC1 family protein has protein sequence MKTDSSGAALSNNSAQPVDQEEWVPEDDAIIGRAFRWSLVVFIAIGAAVGLTVWQIRRQPPPAATKENVFVAPQRVVKASEAPRVIFTDITQTAGIDFIRENGAAGDKLLPETMGGGAAFFDYDGDGDQDILLVNGTQWPWADSADKPATTSGLYRNDGTGHFENVTTGSGLDAAMMGMGVAVGDYDNDGDPDVFVTCVGGNRLFRNDGGRFIDITSTAGVGGPADGWSVAAGFFDSDNDGDLDLWVSHYVKWNREIDFAVDYRLTGIGRAYGVPMNFEGAHSYLYANNGDGTFVDRSEAGGLQITNRATGVPVGKALGLCFVDLDHDGLMDVIVANDTVQNFVFRNLGGNRFQEIGAETGLAFDAMGNSTGAMGIDAADVRCDNKLAVGIGNFANEMTSFYVAGEDPLAFTDMAVAEGVGGPTRAALSFGLFFFDYDLDGRLDLLQCNGHLEEEINKVQPSQHYEQPAQLFWNAGPEAKACFSEIPGDSMGDLARPIVGRGAVYADIDGDGDLDVLLTQARGRPLLVRNDQALGHHWLRVKLIGERSNRDAVGAVIELEAGGFVQRRQIGPTRSYASQVELPATFGLGGTRRIDRLTVQWPGGDRETFGTGLTGDEIAVDQLIVIRQGHGVTQSKGKLAASHLEGKSGWGRASSAVADR, from the coding sequence ATGAAGACGGATTCCTCAGGGGCCGCGCTGTCGAACAATTCCGCCCAACCCGTCGATCAGGAAGAGTGGGTTCCCGAGGATGATGCGATCATCGGAAGGGCGTTTCGCTGGTCGCTGGTGGTTTTCATCGCCATCGGCGCGGCAGTCGGGCTGACCGTCTGGCAAATCCGAAGACAACCGCCGCCGGCCGCGACCAAGGAAAACGTCTTTGTCGCTCCGCAGCGCGTGGTGAAGGCGTCCGAAGCGCCGCGAGTCATCTTTACGGATATCACACAGACCGCCGGAATTGACTTCATTCGGGAGAATGGCGCGGCCGGTGACAAGCTTCTGCCTGAAACGATGGGCGGTGGAGCGGCATTCTTCGATTATGACGGCGACGGCGATCAGGACATCCTGCTGGTTAACGGGACACAGTGGCCGTGGGCGGATTCCGCGGACAAGCCGGCGACCACCAGTGGGCTCTATCGAAACGATGGCACCGGGCACTTCGAGAATGTCACGACCGGCTCGGGTCTGGACGCGGCGATGATGGGGATGGGCGTCGCTGTCGGTGATTACGACAACGATGGTGATCCCGACGTTTTTGTCACGTGTGTTGGTGGAAATCGGCTTTTCCGAAACGACGGCGGCAGGTTCATTGACATTACCTCCACGGCGGGTGTTGGCGGCCCGGCGGACGGTTGGAGCGTCGCCGCCGGGTTCTTCGATTCGGATAACGATGGCGATCTGGACCTGTGGGTAAGTCACTATGTGAAGTGGAATCGCGAGATCGATTTTGCAGTGGACTATCGCCTGACGGGCATTGGACGTGCCTACGGCGTGCCGATGAACTTCGAGGGCGCGCATTCCTATCTGTATGCGAATAATGGCGACGGAACGTTTGTTGACCGATCCGAGGCGGGGGGGCTTCAGATTACGAATCGGGCGACGGGCGTGCCGGTCGGCAAGGCGCTTGGGCTCTGTTTCGTCGACCTGGATCACGATGGTTTGATGGATGTCATCGTCGCGAATGACACCGTTCAGAATTTCGTATTCCGCAATCTGGGCGGAAATCGATTCCAGGAAATCGGCGCGGAGACGGGGCTGGCTTTCGACGCGATGGGAAATTCTACCGGTGCGATGGGTATCGACGCGGCAGATGTCCGGTGCGACAACAAGCTGGCGGTCGGAATCGGGAATTTTGCCAATGAGATGACCTCTTTTTATGTCGCGGGCGAGGATCCGCTGGCGTTTACCGACATGGCGGTGGCTGAGGGCGTCGGCGGACCGACACGTGCGGCGTTGTCATTCGGATTGTTCTTCTTTGATTACGATCTGGACGGTCGCCTGGATCTGCTGCAATGCAACGGTCATCTTGAAGAAGAGATCAATAAGGTCCAGCCCAGCCAGCACTACGAGCAACCCGCGCAGCTTTTCTGGAACGCCGGGCCGGAGGCCAAGGCTTGTTTCTCTGAGATTCCAGGCGATTCGATGGGAGATCTGGCCAGGCCGATCGTCGGCCGAGGGGCCGTATACGCCGATATTGACGGCGACGGCGATTTGGACGTGCTGCTGACGCAGGCCCGCGGTCGGCCGTTGCTGGTTCGCAATGATCAGGCCTTGGGGCATCATTGGCTCCGGGTCAAGTTGATTGGCGAGCGGTCAAACCGCGACGCGGTGGGAGCCGTCATTGAATTGGAAGCGGGCGGGTTTGTTCAGAGACGGCAGATCGGCCCGACGCGCAGCTATGCCTCGCAGGTGGAGTTGCCGGCGACTTTCGGGCTGGGTGGGACCAGGCGGATCGATCGGCTGACGGTTCAGTGGCCGGGTGGCGACCGGGAGACATTTGGAACCGGGCTGACTGGTGATGAGATCGCGGTGGATCAGTTGATCGTCATTCGCCAGGGACATGGCGTCACCCAGTCCAAGGGCAAGCTGGCTGCGTCCCACCTCGAAGGCAAGTCCGGGTGGGGCCGGGCATCGTCCGCTGTCGCGGATCGATAG